Proteins encoded together in one Oncorhynchus nerka isolate Pitt River unplaced genomic scaffold, Oner_Uvic_2.0 unplaced_scaffold_48___fragment_2___debris, whole genome shotgun sequence window:
- the LOC135567331 gene encoding uncharacterized protein LOC135567331, whose amino-acid sequence MCLFQRICCHVSSSHLSCVSSSHLSSVSSSRLSSVSSSRLSSVSSSRLSSVSSPHLSSVSSSRLSSISSSRLSSVSSSRLSSVSSPHLSSVSSSRLSCFFLSPLLCFFLSPLLCFFLSPLLCFFLSPLLCFFLSPLLCFFPSPLLCFFLSPLLCFFPSPLLCFFLSPLLCFFPSSLLCFFLSPLLCFILSPLLCFFLSSLLCFFLSPFLCFFLSPLLCFFLSPLLCFFLSPLLCFFLSPLLCFFPSSPLLCFFLSPLLCFFPSPLLCFFLLPLLCFFPSPLLCFFLSPLLCFFLSPLLCFFLSPLLCFFLSPLLCFFPSPLLCFFPSPLLCFFLSPLLCFFRSPLLCFFLSPLLCFFPSPLLCFFPSPLLCFFRS is encoded by the coding sequence ATGTGTCTTTTTCAGCGCATTTGTTGCCATGTTtcttcctctcacctctcctgtgtttcttcctctcacctctcctctgtttcttcctctcgcctctcctctgtttcttcctctcgcctctcctctgtttcttcctctcgcctctcctctgtttcttcccctcacctctcctctgtttcttcctctcgcctctcctctatttcttcctctcgcctctcctctgtttcttcctctcgcctctcctctgtttcttcccctcacctctcctctgtttcttccTCTCGCCTCTCCTGTTtcttcctctcacctctcctgtgtttcttcctctcacctctcctctgtttcttcctctcgcctctcctctgtttcttcctctcgcctctcctctgtttcttcctctcgcctctcctctgtttcttcccctcacctctcctgtgtttcttcctctcacctctcctgtgtttcttcccctcacctctcctgtgtttcttcctctcacctctcctctgtttcttcccctcatctctcctgtgtttcttcctctcacctctcctgtgtttcatcctctcacctctcctgtgtttcttcctctcatctctcctgtgTTTCTTCCTCTCACCTTTCCTGTGTTtcttcctctcacctctcctgtgtttcttcctctcacctctcctgtgtttcttcctctcacctctcctgtgtttcttcctctcacctctcctgtgtttcttcccctcctcacctctcctgtgtttcttcctctcacctctcctgtgtttcttcccctcacctctcctgtgTTTCTTCCTCTTACCTCTCCTGTGTTtcttcccctcacctctcctgtgtttcttcctctcacctctcctgtgtttcttcctctcacctctcctgtgtttcttcctctcacctctcctgtgtttcttcctctcacctctcctgtgtttcttcccctcacctctcctgtgtttcttcccctcacctctcctgtgtttcttcctctcacctctcctgtgTTTCTTCCGGTCACCTCTCCTGTGTTtcttcctctcacctctcctctgtttcttcccctcacctctcctgtgtttcttcccctcacctctcctgtgTTTCTTCCGGTCCTAG